The proteins below come from a single Chryseobacterium nepalense genomic window:
- the arr gene encoding NAD(+)--rifampin ADP-ribosyltransferase has product MENKEQHISDHGPFYHGTKADLKIGDLLTAGFESNYYPEIMMNHIYFTALQNGAGLAAALAKGDGKERVYIVEPTGAFENDPNVTDKKFPGNPTRSYRSTAPLKIMGEVTEWIRLTDEEIQNWKERIAKLRENPGAEIIN; this is encoded by the coding sequence ATGGAAAACAAAGAGCAGCACATTTCTGATCATGGTCCATTCTATCACGGGACAAAAGCTGACCTGAAAATCGGAGACCTGCTTACCGCCGGATTTGAATCCAATTATTATCCGGAGATTATGATGAACCACATCTATTTCACAGCTTTACAGAACGGGGCCGGACTTGCAGCGGCACTGGCAAAAGGTGATGGAAAGGAACGTGTCTACATCGTGGAACCTACCGGAGCATTTGAAAATGACCCGAACGTAACCGATAAAAAATTCCCCGGAAACCCTACCCGCTCCTATCGCAGCACGGCTCCTCTTAAAATTATGGGCGAAGTAACCGAATGGATCAGGCTTACCGATGAAGAAATCCAAAACTGGAAGGAAAGAATCGCAAAACTAAGGGAAAATCCAGGTGCGGAAATTATCAATTAA
- a CDS encoding dihydrofolate reductase family protein yields MKKIILDLAVTLDGFIEGPNGEIDWCIMDDDMDFDGFLENIDTIFYGRVSYDSWGNYHPGEDAGEEEVQFWKKIHAKKKVVFSHHQREDQNATFTNDIEKTVQEIKQQPGKDIWLYGGAGLIRTCINLNLIDIYRISVHPVALGDGKPLFEELKERLYLKLIKTNIFRSGVVQLIYEPLHHNQ; encoded by the coding sequence ATGAAAAAAATAATCTTAGACCTTGCTGTAACACTAGACGGGTTTATTGAAGGGCCAAACGGCGAAATCGACTGGTGTATCATGGATGATGATATGGATTTTGATGGCTTTCTTGAAAACATCGATACCATATTTTACGGAAGGGTAAGCTATGATTCCTGGGGAAATTATCATCCGGGAGAAGATGCCGGAGAAGAAGAAGTACAGTTCTGGAAAAAAATACATGCTAAGAAAAAAGTAGTATTCTCCCATCATCAAAGGGAAGATCAGAATGCCACTTTCACCAATGATATTGAGAAAACAGTGCAGGAAATAAAACAGCAGCCGGGGAAAGACATCTGGCTGTATGGCGGTGCCGGACTCATCAGAACGTGTATTAATCTGAACCTGATAGACATTTACAGAATCTCCGTTCATCCGGTTGCCTTAGGAGACGGAAAACCTTTATTTGAAGAATTGAAGGAAAGATTATATTTGAAGCTGATCAAAACCAATATTTTCAGATCCGGAGTCGTACAGCTGATCTATGAACCTTTACATCACAACCAATAA